CACATTTCGCCGTAGCCACCCACACAAAGGCGTTCATGGGCATTCTCGGTTAGCACCCCACAATTACAGGGATGCTTTGACTAAATCTATCCTCTTTTTTGAAGGTCAAAGATCTGGTAAACTCCCTCCTAACCAAAGAATTTCTTGGAGGAAGGATTCTGGACTTTCTGATGGCTCTGATTTACATGTATGTTTACTACATTTCTTCTATAATAGTGTTAATTAAATCTTTTTGTTATTTGGTTAAAAGCAATTCACAAATTTCTACGTGAGAACATCTCTAATTGAGTCGATCAATTATAATACTTGCACTTATTATTTCTTTTGGTTGTTTCACAATGCTAGCATTGTTTCCATCTTTGTCAAAAAGAACTCAATAATCCTCATTTATTCCTATTTTATTTACACTTGTTACGTCATTATGTTTTACACTTGTTACGTCATTATGTTCAGGGTTGTTTTTGAGGGTAGTTTTGAGGTGCAATCGTCTAGGATCCTTTTATAAAGGGTTAAAATTGAGTTAATCCTTATAATTTAAAGTTAGTATTTGCATAAGTAGCTTTTAACATGGATCGAATTTAAAGCATTAGGTTTTTTAGTTAAGCGCTTGATTACTAAACtacataattaaagaaaaaataaccgAAATTTACTTATATAAagacttttttaattttttgcttaGGATAATAAAATTACCTTTTCACCCACCATGAGggtaaaatacataaaaatgcACCTAAAGTGACTTTTTTTAACCCTTGTGCCACAATACAGAGGTGCAAGCAATTAACAACTTAGAAAGTACTTAGCTAGCACTCTTAATGAAAATGATCAAAAGACCGGATTTAGTTATTCGAgggattaaaatttataaaaatttctcgtAGGAAAAATTCAAAAGTTGAGGGGATCGTGGCTGATATGGATACCCTTTAGTTTCAATCATAGTTAAtggattattaaattatataaagtataaaatagaaaaatgatataaatataaGTGATTGACTCACGCTATTTtactattttgaattttttcagttttattaaataattcagCAAGTtttatatgagaccgtttcactaTAACACGAtgttatataattagtctattttttaattcatcactttaagacaatTAGTGTAGACTGAGTCAGTTCAATGCAAATAATCTTACCATGTGACAGTCTGATTTGATAATTTGTGTATAATTTTTACACAATCTAGCAACTTTTTGGagaaattgtatgaaattggTTTttgggatgaaaaatgaaatgcAGGTGGATTTAGTGGGAGGATATTATGATGCAGGGGATAATGTGAAGTTTGGATTTCCAATGGCTTTTACCACAACAATGCTTTCATGGAGTGTGATTGAATTTGGTGGGCTTATGAAGCAAGAACTCCAACATGCCAAACAAGCCGTTCGTTGGGCTACTGATTATCTCCTTAAAGCTACTGCTCATCCTGACACCATCTATGTTCAGGTATAAAATAACACCCTATCAATAATGTATCATTACCTCAATGCTGATCCCACTTAAGTGGATGTATCCATATAAGTGGACCCACGGCTGATTATGGGACGAATTATCTCAACCTCACGGCCTTATATGATGTTAAAGCTGAAGATGCTTCTTGAATATGAAGCGACTCACGGAGAAATGTTGAAAATACTCACATATGAGATTTCACGTCAGTAATATAATGAGTTGTAAAGTTACATATAATAATTGGTGGGTTTTGGAAAAGAGTGAACATCATTAAATGTATATAAGTCCACGCTCATTAATTAATCGTAGGTTTGTAGGCCTAAACCTATGGGTGCTCCGTGGGTGGGTCCACACAAATAGGCCCACAGAGTGATTATTGACGAATTATCACGGCATCAGGAACGACATTCTTTTCGATCTTGTTTGGCGTAGGGGTGGAATGTGCGAATATTAATTTTGCATCGGGTTACAAAGATATGTCTTAAAATCACCGTTGgtaaaaagcaaaaataataaatttgtttttttgagcttttttttcttcaattgtAAAAACTAGTAATGATTCTTGACATCTGTAAGGTGTTCGAccgttaaaaaatttaaatttaatttattaaatcaaACAAGGTTTAAAAAATTATCGGTTATTTGAAGGTAGGAGATGCAAAAAAAGATCATGGTTGTTGGGAAAGACCAGAAGACATGGATACACCAAGAAGTGTGTTTAAGATTGACAGAAACAACCCAGGAACAGAAGTTGCTGCTGAAACTGCTGCTGCTCTTGCTGCTGCTTCTATGGTCTTCAGAAGGAGTGACAAAGCTTATTCTAGGGTTCTCATTAACCGTGCTATTAGGGTAATTTTTTCACTTTTCCATTTATTTTCAcgttattcaatatattattttcacatTAGTTATCTATGTCATTGGACACTCTCACTTGGAGTGATTTGGGATCGTATGTACACAATATGGTAACACTAACAATGAGGTTCTTACTGATTAACCCTTGATATAAAAGTGACGtgtgattttatatatatatatatatatatatatataaagtgcaTGTGATTTAATAAGCTATtttaatatagtttattattgtAATCTAAAATCAATAGTACTATTTTAAGACACTATTTtgatctttaatttatatttttatgatgaaaaatattctaaaaatatgcatgcatttttttagaaaaaacgaAAATTATATTCCCTTCTATTCTTTATAGTAGTCTAATTTACTgtttatttatcactcttagTTTGCatgttattcttaatctataaattaatacATAGTTATCagatatcttgtttgattcgtctcaatacattgaaatattattattaacttttcataatttttaattaagcaaaaTCAGAGATATAAGTGTTGtttcggcaagtgtgaaaaaacaaaataaaaccaCCAAGTTGAATACAAGGGAGTCGTAATTGATGTATAAAACCACCAAGTGTTGCAACTAATTTGAACGGGacgatatttattttaatattttatgaattttttgagTGAAGGTGTTTGAATTTGCTGATAAGCACAGAGGATCTTATAGTGATGGACTCAAGAGCTATGTTTGTCCCTACTATTGTTCTTTCTCTGGTTATCAGGTattacattaataattaattacatcAATTTTGAggcaattttttttatgaatttttttgataaataattttaatttaatttaatttaatttaatttaatttaataaaataaggaTGAGCTATTGTGGGGGGCAGCATGGCTTCATAGAGCAACAAGAAACCCAATGTACTTAAAATACATTGAAAGAAATGGGCAAGTGCTCGGTGCAAGTGAGGAAGATTTCACCTTTGGTTGGGATAACAAACATGCTGGTGCTAGAATTCTTCTCTCTAAGGTATTACTTCTCTCTCTCaacttttttttggcactaatttctttttattttccacctaataaattattttatctatccacaaaattaataataaatctatacTTTCTTACATATTTGACattttacgtaatttaatatgttattttaataatttatatattaaattatgtataattaaaaattataaaaagtttatattatgaaaatatgcaattaaacaattcaaacaaaattttatttgatttataaccaaataaaaaaaatatatgtggggaatatgtaaaatttttaatcaattaaaaaagagTTTAAGGAGGAGCCGAACCTTAGCCTATTAAAGCGAAGATTTGCTCAGCCCCACAGCCAACCATCATTGTCCATTTTATTTGACTTCGTTCTTTATTATAGTCTTTCCTGGTTCAAGGAATGCAAGCTCTCCATGAATACAAAAGTCACTCAGATAATTTCATATGTTCACTTATTCCTGGTGCACCTTCCTTTACTGCTCAGTACACTCCAGGTGGGACCCTTctctttttattcattttttatttattatagtttattaaataaaatgggataaaatgtaaaaataaatgggcataaaaaatgaatatttgtaaTTAATGCAGGAGGACTTCTATATAGGATGAGTGATAGCAATATGCAATATGTGACATCCACATCATTTCTTCTCTTAACATATGCCAAATACCTAAAGTCTTCTCATATGACTGTCTCTTGTGGTGCCACTATTATCACTCCTAAGACCCTTCGTTCCCTTGCTAAAAAACAGGTGCCTCTTTTTTTTACACTgctaatattatattattattttttattcgcTTTGTTCTCATGAGTTTTGCAACATTTTGATAAAGTTAGAAATTGACACATTCCACACCCTAATTTTAGCTTTAGGTTTGAATCCGAACCTTAATTTTAAGGGTCTAGATGAGTAGacatgatttaattttaaaccTCTATTTATAAAAAGGTTTAATGAGAATgagtgtaaattttcaaaatatgtaTCATATCATTcctatggtaatgaaacttttgattataaaaagatttttttgcTCACAgcttttcattaccatctaatatcATGTTTTCAAATAGTAAAGCagtggaatgaattttgtaaagaaaatgagattattgaaGGAGAGTAAGTATAAATATTAAACTTGTCAACATAAATTCCTACCAAAATCAcactaaatttttattaataatcctACCATTTAATACCGATTACCAAAAGGTCGTAAtaaagtcaaaaaaattaaccctaaaccttaaaataaGGTAGGGTCCAAAGGGTCTGAATAGGGTTTTAGTTCATTCCCTATCCCTAGATGAAATATGTGTGTCTTTGAAAACAAATGTTGCAAACTTATAAGATGAAAAGTGTACGTAGTACATATGATAACGTGATTagaaaaaagattaatttgTTTAATGAAAACGATGAATATTAGGTGGATTATTTATTGGGTTCGAACCCAAAAAAGATGTCATACATGGTTGGGTACGGGCCAAGATACCCACAAAGAATCCATCATAGAGGAGCATCACTACCCTCCATTGCAAAACACCCACAAAAAATAGAATGTTCACCAGGGTTTGATTTCATGAACACGGAAGCACCAAATCCAAATGTACATGTAGGTGCAATAGTTGGTGGGCCCGACCAACATGATATGTTCCCAGATGAAAGGTCTGATTATGAGCAATCTGAACCGTCCACTTATATCAATGCTCCTCTTGTGGGTACCCTTGCTTACTTGGCTCACTCCTTTGGCCAACTCTAAAGCTACCCTTTAACACTTgggtttgctttttttttttttttaatatcatcctCATCAAACCAATTTATATTATCATCCTCATCAAACCAATTTATATTATGCTCGAAAGCAGGATCTGGATGaagaaatattttaattattaatcaagTGTAACTAATGGGATGGAATTGAGGTTTAAAGTTGGAACCCCTTGGGAGATCATGCCTAAAAAATAGGTGGCAACAATTAACAAGagtggttcttttttttttttttttggtattttaggatttaatcttaaattaatattagtatTGTTCTTGTTTTAGTACTACTATTATAGTTTAAGCTTTGAGGAGTAATGTTTATTGATTTAGATTACCTTTATCTCTTGATTGTAAGGCAATATATTGTTGATTTAGTGCCACAAATTTCGAGTTGGTTATTGTAAAATTCTATATTATTATGGGATAATGaacttatattttattaaaaaactatTGTAATCACAtcatgattttctttattaatttatccCTCTAATTTATCTATATTGAGATTTTAATATCTCAATTTAgcatgaaaaaaaaacattacatgcttatattatattttatgtggGAAGATACATAATTTTGAAAGTTTAGTTAGCTTATGCcttatagttttttaatttgtaatactTTTATGTTTGATCTATATAACTAAATGTCTCTTTGAGTTATCAATATTCAATACTTACTCCTATAGGAGTATAATTGAATATCATTAGCTCATTACATCAATCTCATCAATAGATATGGATATTGTTAAGAAAATCAACATACCAATGATAGTATTATTAATCAATCTCACTACAATTGCTAAAACTCTTGAGTACAAGATAAGAGTACATATTTGTAAATATATTGTAAatctaatatttattattatatacgcCTTACTTTAGTTCAGATTTAGTTTTGCATAACTCTAATTAACTGTTTGTATGTCTTAAATGAGAAgtgaaaaataaagagaaaaaaagataTTTTATGGAAAAACAAGTGAAATGTGTGATgagataaaaaacaaataaaatgtatgaatgaaaattaaaaaaaaggtatagaaaatcaacaaaaataaaaatgtagaaAATCTCACGAGACAATTTAAATTGGAAGACGTAACAAAACCCATAAGACAGAGTGAGTATCTTAGAATGTGACATGTGGAAGTGGAACTATTGTTTCTACTAACATGTCTTGTTCTTTAGAAGTAGATAATTTCACCAATCCTTGGAAAGTTTTGTGGTTGCATTGTTGTTGATAGGTTGTACAATTATCCTTTAGGCGTATCTCATGTTTGGAACAGATATTGACTAATTAGGATATTGCTTGCTCAGATAAGTTTGTGATTGAGGAGAAGATTCACacaattttaaacatatttttcaCTCTTGATTGGAATTATGTGTAAAAAAGACTCCCTTAATCTTACCCGTttaatcatttttctttttagttggtGTTATGGATTTTActctaataataatttttagatatattttttttttaattttcatttatatatttaacgTATCTTTAATCTTATCTGCACATTTCTCTCATTCTTCCATTAATACtcatttatttcatttcaaatgtctcatttgcttgttGCACGTTTATCAATGTACTAATTTAATACTTAACAACGATaaatgtgtataattaaaaattataaaaactagatgCTAATAAACCTTATGTAGAGAAGAATTTTAcaaaatctcatttgactatattttaatacaTGATAACGTGGATTAAAAGTTACTCCCTCCTAATTACGCTAAGTGTCTTATCTTCCTATTTGATCAAGTCACCCTATaagtctcatttctattttggatatgttaaatttatcaatttacCCTTATTAAACTTAActttttcacacctttacacCTACTAACCCCACTTTACcatatcaaaatttaaaagcaCTAGACTTTTTCTTTCACATATGGTCCTatttaactatttaaaaaatgataaaaaatcaaatgaaacacATTGAGTGAATAAGAAGTACTTTTTTATTCTCTAGCCTACTtatataaatgtttttttttttaaaaagaaagttGACGCATGAGTTGGTGGGTCACGAATCTGTATAATCCTAGCATGAAAAAGAAGAGGCATGTGATTTAGATGATAGGTCACAAAAAAGCTGCATCAATTGACGATTTGGGGAAGTTGTGTCATAATACTTCTACCGAATACAACTAGTATTCACAGCTCACCACTCACCATACTCAGACAGTCAGACCCTTCCACTATTAACAATTTTgcattaatatgtattttgttaaattatcaATCTCATACTTATTATCagaacataaattttttttttaaattatctcACCGGGATATGATTTCCCACAAAAACAACTCAGAATTTTGCGCATCTTATTGGGTCATACTTCTATTCTGATAAAAACTGgttctaattttaaaaaacaagtttaaaataagaagttttAACTAATTTAATTAGACTAATTTAGCGTAatataagaccgtctcatagTTAGACCATTTTGAAATgagaatttatttatatatttacatGGTACATCAAAAGAACACCTGGTCTTCTATTTACATTAGTTAGCATCATATCTCATTCGCATTCATACATCATAAAGAAGCAATTAAAGACAACTACTTTATGACTTTATTCACACTACACAAAACAAAAGCAGGAAAAccaagcacacatacacacactaATTAGTGAAAACAGACACATCTTAAACGTACAACACGATACAACGCAACATTGTTCATGGTCCACGAAATGTGGCAATTGCATCCGTCGTAGTAGCCTCGTCATCTGATGCCAGAGGTACCGACTTCGCCTGAAATAAAAAATGCGAGAAACAAAAcgagaaatattaattttaattttatgttccGAAAACTTATGAAACACATTTTGATTTAATAAAGCTAAGATAAGGCCATGACGTCGTCCAAGTACATTGATGATAAGTAGGAAATAACCATAACATTAATTGTAAAGCAAATGTCGTGTCAAAAAACAActcatcttgtatgagattgtctcaccTTAAGACGAGTATAATTAGcccatttctctaattgatcactttaaaattgtagcCGATCACTTTAACACACTAAATTTACATCAGTCAGCCCAATAGAGAGATGGGAGCATCTCATCTGAGAATTTGTgatgaaaaaagaacataaTTTAACCATaatagtaaaagaaaaaaagaccCATGTTTTTTTACAATATATGAACGGTTCGAGGGGTTTAGTTTCACGTTTCACGTTTCACGCCTCTATGAGTCATGACACATCAACAAACCCATTGCCCATTGCCCATACCAAAGAAGCAAACCATCCTTAAAGGCAGCTTCAAGCTATAGGTTCAGCTGCCTTCATTCTCAAAAAACCTTGAGTTGCATATTAACACAATACAAAACAGCATCCAAGCCGCGACCAAAGCATGTATCCAGATACGGTTTTCTATATAAGTTAAAAGCCATGGTAGTAGATAAACTTCGCGAGGTTAGCTACAATATATAAGAGTACTTTATATGTTATAGAGCGAATAGCAATGACTTGCATGGAGAGTGTTAAATTTGTTGCGGGGCTTACATATTAGGCCCAGACTACAGAAGAATAAGACCACATATAAGCTTGGTGAGTTTCCATTCTAAAATCAATTGATAGTAACTGAAGTATCCCAGTTGGTTAAACTCCCCCTAATTTTTCGAATTGGGATCAAAAGAAGGTGCAGATAGGCTATTACAAATTGCGTTCGGAGAGCAGAGGGTAAAACGAAAAAGACAGTTTGGACGTTAAAGAAAGAACTAACCAGATCACGGAACATGAGAATGTAGAACATCTCGAGATAACGTCGAGTCTCTCTTCTCTCGAGTTTAGAGACATATTTCCAAAAACCGTACACCCCCGCCAATGTCATTAACCTTTCGGAATACTTTTGCCAGGTATACCTGCAAATTACAACACAAACCAAGTAAGCACACTCACAGCGTTACTAATGCATTTGCAAAGATTTGGTCCGGCTAACCTTTCCATAATCCTTTGCAACCCTCCCTCGGAAATTTTATACCAGTAGCTAGGATCCTCTCTGCACTTTTCAAAGAAATCAGACATCTTTTCCGTAGCTTGATCAGCATGATATGGATCGATATGAAATCCAGAGACACCATCTTCTATAATCTCTGCAGGACCACCGTGACATGTAGCAAATGTAGGGAGACCACAAGTCATTGCTTCAACAACTGTAAGCCCAAAGGCTTCGTAAAATGCAGGctgcaaaaaagaaaatatgtctTGAGTTTCAgtttgtcttgtatgagaccgtctcatcaaGACGGGCTCAAAACACGGCctactaaaaaaagaaaatttgttagctaatttaaattaatatccTAAAAccgttttaaatctttttttttgtttatcctttttttcaaaaaataattataatttgcgCAGCCCAATAcagaccgtctcaccgtgagacggtcttAACAAAGAATTTGTTTTGGAGTTTTGGTGATGGGGATAGAGTTTTAGTTGCTAGTAAGTTAGAAAAGGCACAACTTGAATGTTGaggaaaaataatttgaaacacGAAGGCAACGCATAATGCAAAAAACACGATGAAATTTTATTAGACCTTTACAGTATGGTGATTTCATTTCATCGTTAGGAAAGCATTAACTAAACTCAACATGTAAGACGTAAGTGATTAGGATAAAGTAGGGCATACCTGAACAAAAATTCCTCGTTTGTCACAAATGTAGCGGTATAGTTCACCATTTCTTACTCTATTTGTTTGAGAAGATATCCACCGGAATTGTCCTTTTAAATTGTACTCGTTAATAAGGTTATGCATCTTTTCGATTTCAGCAATTTCTTCTCTGTCATTCGACTTTTTTACATCATTGTAACCCGCAACCACAACAAGGTTGGCCTGTTCCCGGAGTTTAGCATTTTTGCCATAGCACTCCACCAGTCCAGTTATGTTCTTCACACGGTCTAGCCTTGCCATGGAAAATATAATAGGCTTTGAGGGATCGTCCAGTATGCCACTGCAGAGATGAAATTGCTAGTTAAGGAAAGAACACACTTAATTCATCATATATAAAAAGGAGAGTAAATTTCATAGGCTAAGGTAacccagtgtaacataattcgtcaGTTATTTCGCTTTTAGAATTTGCGATTCGCTcaaatgaccctaaaatagcccTTCACTTTTTTTGATATGAGGTTCATAAAGAGATTattgaatcatgtgacagtgaaCTAACCATAATTTCTATATCTTGAATTATTAACATTTTGAAACATTACATAAAAACCTGCACGTTTATGCTAAGATGTAAACCTGTGTTACATAATTCACCAGGTAATTCTTTTTTTGAATTCGCAATTCGCTTAAATGACCCAAAACCCACCATAATTCACTTTTTCAATTCTTGATTCGCGAGGAGATTAGCTAATCACGTGACACTGATTTAAACGGATTTGATCACTATAAACTTCCATAGTATCCTACTCATTTAAGTATCCTATGCTTATAAGTATAGGATCCATGCTATTAGTTTTAAATTGATAGAGTAGGAGATTACATGTGTTCATCGTTCTGTTCAGGATCGAATAAGAGCTCTTCTATGAAGCTGTGAAATGCAGTGAGCCGTTTCTCCTTCTCTGAAAATGGAAAATAGATCGTCATGTCTGCTCCTGGTGAGACTATATTGAACTTGGGATCGAAGACATCAATCCCATGAACCACCCGGTAAAGCCCTGGCAAAGTGAAAGCCGTATGGTTCTCATATTGGCCAACAGTATTTTTCCTGCGAAAAAGAAAGTTGTTGTCATCCAGGAACTTTATCAAGTTGGATAGATCGAACAAACTGATTCATATAGTAAAACTTGAGAGCACTACATAAACACCAAAAAACTAACAAAAGACGGAATTATAGGATACATTATAGCCTAATCAACTTCATACTTTGTACGCACAAAAGTTTAACCCTTAACAGAAGTTAGAGGAGCAAACCAGGGgcgaataaaaaaaatcagtatAATATGGACCAAACACAAATTTATACATGTATATAGAACCAACTTAGCCGCCAGTTTTCTGTGTTATACGTTGCACAATTCACTATTAATAGAGTTCATGTTCAAATGACCCAGGCCATGGCCTAGGCCCGGGCATAGATTCCTTCACGTGCAAGGTAAACCAACTATTTGAAGACATAAGGAGCAAGGTCATTTGCACTTACGTTCCAGCTATCTCTTGGTAAGTACTCGTAATGATAAAATCAGCGTGATTCATTGCCATTAAGTCAGCTGAAAACTGACAAGAGAAATGGTATTTATCCTCGAGGTTTTTCCAGTATATATCAGAATCAGGGTACTTGGTCTTCTCCAATGCGTGGGCTATGTTGCACTGAAATACATTACATAAAGCAATAAATATGGAGAAAAAATATAGACGATAAAATTATTGATGCTATAAAGAAACTATTATATGTACTCCTTAATATGACCTCAAGGGAAAAGGATTAACCTGGGTGACTCCCATTTTGTGAGATAATAAAGAAGCAACAATATTTCCATCGCTGTAGTTTCCAATTATCAGGTCCGGACGACCTTGCAACTCGCCAATAATTTCACTGGCCGCGTCCTGA
The Amaranthus tricolor cultivar Red isolate AtriRed21 chromosome 11, ASM2621246v1, whole genome shotgun sequence DNA segment above includes these coding regions:
- the LOC130827489 gene encoding endoglucanase 17, translating into MADSRSSVFVILYFCTLFLLCNGNTFRRSHPHKGVHGHSRLAPHNYRDALTKSILFFEGQRSGKLPPNQRISWRKDSGLSDGSDLHVDLVGGYYDAGDNVKFGFPMAFTTTMLSWSVIEFGGLMKQELQHAKQAVRWATDYLLKATAHPDTIYVQVGDAKKDHGCWERPEDMDTPRSVFKIDRNNPGTEVAAETAAALAAASMVFRRSDKAYSRVLINRAIRVFEFADKHRGSYSDGLKSYVCPYYCSFSGYQDELLWGAAWLHRATRNPMYLKYIERNGQVLGASEEDFTFGWDNKHAGARILLSKSFLVQGMQALHEYKSHSDNFICSLIPGAPSFTAQYTPGGLLYRMSDSNMQYVTSTSFLLLTYAKYLKSSHMTVSCGATIITPKTLRSLAKKQVDYLLGSNPKKMSYMVGYGPRYPQRIHHRGASLPSIAKHPQKIECSPGFDFMNTEAPNPNVHVGAIVGGPDQHDMFPDERSDYEQSEPSTYINAPLVGTLAYLAHSFGQL
- the LOC130827490 gene encoding sucrose synthase, coding for MAPKLTKSPSMRERVEDTLSVHRNELVSLLSRYVAQGKCLLQPHHLIDGLENVIGEDKGKKILSDGPFSEVLRSAQEAIVVPPFVAIAIRPRPGVWEYVRVNVYELNVEQLTVSEYLCFKEQLVNGKTDDHYVLELDFEPFTESVPRPTRSSSIGNGVQFLNRHLSSIMFRNKDCLEPLLNFLRMHKHKGLVMMLNDRIQSISRLQSALSKAEDHLSKLPPDTPCSEFEFVLQGMGFERGWGDTAARVLDMMHLLMDILQAPDPSTLETFLGRLPMVFNVVILSVHGYFGQAHVLGLPDTGGQIVYILDQVRALEHEMVERIKKQGLDVTPRILIVSRLIPDAKGTTCNQRLERVSGTEHASILRVPFRSDKGILHKWISRFDVWPYLERFTEDAASEIIGELQGRPDLIIGNYSDGNIVASLLSHKMGVTQCNIAHALEKTKYPDSDIYWKNLEDKYHFSCQFSADLMAMNHADFIITSTYQEIAGTKNTVGQYENHTAFTLPGLYRVVHGIDVFDPKFNIVSPGADMTIYFPFSEKEKRLTAFHSFIEELLFDPEQNDEHIGILDDPSKPIIFSMARLDRVKNITGLVECYGKNAKLREQANLVVVAGYNDVKKSNDREEIAEIEKMHNLINEYNLKGQFRWISSQTNRVRNGELYRYICDKRGIFVQPAFYEAFGLTVVEAMTCGLPTFATCHGGPAEIIEDGVSGFHIDPYHADQATEKMSDFFEKCREDPSYWYKISEGGLQRIMERYTWQKYSERLMTLAGVYGFWKYVSKLERRETRRYLEMFYILMFRDLAKSVPLASDDEATTTDAIATFRGP